One bacterium genomic region harbors:
- the mltG gene encoding endolytic transglycosylase MltG has protein sequence MQSRFKYLLTRWEFLAVVGVFVLVLIIAYLTFFTPNYYKQNSPVRFVISKGESFASVTERLYEQGIIPSKTNFKIAGFIYGAEKKIRAARFQIPNGLSYLDLLDLFISGKCDFQRTLTIKPGQTIKWLAHRLQKYVYIDSSSFVKLATDKNFADSLGLKQSSFEGYLFATNYEIYERSTPEEAIKLFYNAFKEFYNDSLLQRTKKIGFNVHEIVTLASIIKGETNKEEEMQRISGVYHNRLRIGMKLQADPTIQYVIPGGWKRLTYKDLELDSPYNTYKYFGLPPGPINSPGEVAILAALYPEKNNYLYFVADGTGGHLFGKNLNEHNNNVKRYRDFVKKQKSESKN, from the coding sequence ATGCAAAGCAGATTTAAATATTTATTGACCCGATGGGAATTTTTAGCTGTCGTTGGTGTATTCGTACTTGTGCTTATTATAGCATACCTGACATTTTTCACTCCAAACTATTACAAACAAAATTCACCTGTTCGTTTCGTCATCAGCAAAGGAGAAAGTTTTGCTTCAGTAACTGAACGACTATATGAGCAAGGAATTATTCCAAGCAAAACGAACTTTAAAATAGCTGGATTTATTTACGGTGCTGAAAAAAAAATCAGAGCAGCAAGATTTCAAATTCCGAATGGACTGAGTTATCTGGATTTGCTTGACTTGTTTATATCAGGGAAATGTGATTTCCAGAGAACGTTGACAATCAAACCTGGTCAGACAATAAAATGGCTTGCTCATCGACTTCAGAAATATGTTTACATAGATTCGAGTTCGTTTGTGAAACTGGCTACCGATAAAAACTTTGCTGATTCTTTAGGTCTAAAGCAAAGTTCATTTGAAGGATATTTGTTTGCGACTAATTATGAAATTTACGAAAGAAGTACTCCCGAAGAGGCAATTAAACTATTCTACAATGCCTTCAAAGAATTCTATAATGATAGTCTGCTTCAAAGAACAAAAAAAATTGGCTTTAATGTTCACGAAATTGTCACTCTTGCATCAATTATTAAAGGTGAAACAAATAAAGAAGAAGAGATGCAAAGAATTTCCGGCGTTTATCATAACAGGCTGAGGATAGGAATGAAACTTCAGGCTGATCCAACGATTCAGTATGTTATACCGGGTGGATGGAAAAGGTTAACATACAAGGATCTTGAACTCGATTCACCGTACAATACATACAAATATTTTGGATTACCTCCCGGACCGATTAATAGTCCCGGTGAAGTTGCAATACTTGCAGCATTGTATCCGGAAAAAAATAATTATCTTTACTTCGTTGCTGATGGAACGGGTGGTCATTTGTTTGGTAAAAATTTGAATGAGCATAATAACAATGTGAAAAGGTATAGAGATTTTGTTAAAAAGCAGAAGTCAGAATCTAAAAATTGA
- a CDS encoding Ig-like domain-containing protein has translation MLRKRINITSTLIFVLLSFILIIRCANQLPPSGGEVDKIPPEIAEVYPADGTVNFKDNYFEINFSEYVDKRSVRDAIFISPFIEGTFEYSWSGTSLEVTFPGDLKKDVTYTITIGTDVVDLNNKNRMAQSFTFSFSTGEKIDRRIISGRVYGKENEGIFIYAYKVDESNDSLLKRKPDYVSQTGVNGNFSLQGLGSGNYRIFAVNDQFRDYLYQQDQDKIGIPFNDIYLSETDSLYTGLYFCFSMLMYHFQD, from the coding sequence TTGTTACGAAAAAGAATAAATATTACTAGCACTTTAATCTTTGTTCTTTTATCATTTATCTTAATTATAAGGTGTGCAAATCAGCTCCCTCCGAGTGGTGGCGAAGTTGATAAAATCCCTCCTGAAATCGCAGAAGTATATCCAGCAGATGGAACTGTAAATTTTAAGGATAATTATTTTGAAATCAATTTTTCGGAATATGTTGATAAACGTTCTGTTCGAGATGCAATTTTTATTTCACCTTTTATTGAAGGAACATTTGAATACAGTTGGAGTGGAACATCGCTTGAAGTTACTTTTCCTGGAGACTTAAAAAAAGATGTTACTTACACTATTACAATCGGGACAGACGTCGTTGATCTGAACAATAAAAACAGAATGGCACAGTCTTTTACATTTTCTTTTTCAACCGGTGAAAAAATAGACAGGAGAATTATTTCCGGCAGAGTGTATGGGAAAGAAAATGAAGGCATTTTCATTTATGCATACAAGGTGGATGAAAGTAATGATTCATTATTAAAGCGTAAACCGGATTATGTTTCGCAAACCGGAGTAAATGGTAACTTCAGCTTGCAGGGATTAGGTTCTGGTAATTACAGAATTTTTGCAGTTAATGATCAGTTCAGGGATTATCTGTATCAGCAAGATCAGGATAAAATCGGAATTCCATTCAACGATATTTACTTGAGTGAGACTGATTCGCTTTATACTGGATTATACTTTTGCTTTTCAATGCTGATGTATCACTTCCAAGATTAA
- a CDS encoding Ig-like domain-containing protein, translating into MLFNADVSLPRLIGGVMTDKNHLLVSCNKPISKESINAENFSIVDSTENKVYQVDYAFKGKTKPEEFILMFDSQINTANQVYLVADTLIDLMDNIMVNDFTKIVVSDRVDSSSVKIASTEPTARGLVDFENTEIKIFFDEAFNKDFNISAVALTDTFNKPVPFDLDFYDDATMLIKIAENLKSDKDYLVKLQLGNFIDLAGNKTDSLFHIKFRTISGLDFTGLSGNIIDLDYTKNPVMILESSDKTDLKYQVNISTGKFEFTRVEPGKYLLWCYLDADSSGKYNYGWPEPIEFSERFSFYPDTLNLRPRWEVTDLIFKFK; encoded by the coding sequence TTGCTTTTCAATGCTGATGTATCACTTCCAAGATTAATTGGCGGAGTTATGACGGATAAGAATCATCTACTTGTAAGCTGCAACAAGCCAATTAGCAAGGAATCTATAAATGCTGAAAATTTTTCTATTGTTGATTCAACGGAAAACAAAGTTTATCAGGTGGATTATGCTTTCAAAGGAAAGACAAAACCTGAAGAGTTTATTTTAATGTTTGATTCACAAATTAATACGGCTAACCAGGTTTACTTAGTAGCCGATACTTTGATTGATCTGATGGACAATATTATGGTGAATGATTTCACAAAAATTGTTGTTAGCGATAGAGTTGATTCCAGTTCAGTTAAAATTGCTTCAACTGAACCAACTGCAAGGGGATTGGTTGACTTTGAAAATACCGAAATAAAAATTTTCTTTGATGAGGCATTCAACAAAGATTTTAATATCTCAGCAGTTGCGCTGACAGATACTTTTAACAAGCCTGTTCCTTTTGACCTGGATTTTTATGATGATGCGACGATGTTAATTAAAATCGCTGAAAATCTTAAATCAGATAAAGATTATCTAGTAAAACTTCAGCTAGGAAATTTTATTGATCTTGCAGGAAACAAAACAGATTCTTTGTTCCATATAAAGTTCCGAACTATCTCAGGATTGGACTTTACGGGATTATCAGGTAACATTATTGATCTCGATTATACAAAGAACCCTGTAATGATATTGGAGAGCAGCGATAAAACTGATTTAAAATATCAGGTGAATATCAGCACTGGTAAGTTTGAATTTACAAGGGTTGAACCGGGAAAGTATTTACTCTGGTGCTATCTTGATGCAGACAGCAGTGGAAAGTATAACTACGGTTGGCCTGAACCAATTGAGTTTTCAGAAAGGTTTTCCTTCTATCCTGATACGCTGAACTTACGCCCAAGATGGGAAGTAACTGATTTGATTTTTAAGTTTAAGTGA
- a CDS encoding imidazolonepropionase, translating to MKTLLFNPASIVTVNTSGKNFKRGKELSDIGCIHEHSIVIEEDLIKDIIPTSSVDKNNFEKIIDVTGKTVFPGLVECHTHTAFAGSRADEFRQKLNGIGYEEIAKKGGGINTTVTAVRSSSFKDLVKIIKPRIDHFISQGITTLEIKSGYGLNFGNERKLLQVINFLDEIYPIDIVPTFLGAHTYPKEFKDNIRGYLDEIINKMIPHFAEQKLAEFCDGFCEATAFSSNEIDEIFSAANNHGLKLKLHTEQFNSIGGLDVALNHNAVSVDHLEVIKDEDIPKLSKSDTVAVLLPGVSFFLNHQYAPARKLIEQNAIVALATDYNPGSSHISSLSLIMSIAALKMKMTIEETISAVTINSAKALCREKNIGSIEIGKKADFAVLNTSDYADIVYSIGSNLNCMTIKNGRIVYQN from the coding sequence ATGAAAACACTTCTCTTCAATCCTGCATCAATAGTTACTGTCAACACTTCAGGAAAAAACTTCAAACGAGGTAAGGAACTTTCTGATATCGGATGCATCCACGAACATTCCATTGTGATTGAAGAAGATTTAATCAAAGATATTATTCCCACCTCTTCTGTTGATAAAAATAATTTTGAAAAGATTATTGATGTAACAGGCAAAACAGTTTTTCCCGGATTAGTTGAATGTCACACGCACACTGCATTTGCCGGTTCACGTGCAGATGAATTCCGGCAGAAGTTAAATGGAATCGGATACGAAGAGATTGCGAAAAAAGGAGGCGGAATAAATACAACAGTAACTGCGGTTCGTTCATCATCTTTTAAAGATCTTGTCAAGATTATTAAACCAAGGATTGACCATTTTATTTCACAAGGAATTACTACACTTGAAATAAAAAGTGGCTATGGGTTAAACTTCGGAAATGAAAGAAAGCTTTTACAGGTTATTAACTTTCTTGATGAAATATATCCAATTGATATTGTCCCGACCTTTCTTGGTGCGCACACATATCCAAAAGAATTTAAAGACAATATAAGAGGATATCTTGATGAAATTATTAACAAGATGATCCCCCATTTTGCTGAACAAAAACTTGCTGAGTTCTGTGACGGATTTTGTGAAGCAACAGCATTTTCTTCAAATGAAATAGATGAAATCTTTTCTGCCGCAAATAATCACGGATTGAAACTTAAACTTCATACAGAGCAATTTAACTCAATCGGTGGATTGGATGTTGCACTCAACCATAATGCTGTTTCAGTTGATCATCTGGAAGTGATTAAGGATGAAGATATTCCAAAACTTAGTAAATCAGATACGGTTGCGGTGCTACTTCCCGGAGTTTCTTTCTTTCTGAATCATCAATATGCGCCTGCAAGAAAACTGATTGAGCAAAATGCTATTGTTGCACTTGCTACGGATTACAATCCTGGCTCATCTCACATTTCAAGTTTGAGCTTGATAATGAGCATTGCTGCTTTGAAAATGAAAATGACTATAGAAGAGACAATAAGTGCCGTTACAATTAATTCAGCGAAAGCTTTGTGCAGAGAAAAAAATATTGGCTCAATTGAAATAGGAAAGAAAGCAGACTTCGCTGTATTAAATACGTCTGACTATGCTGATATCGTTTACTCAATTGGAAGTAATTTGAATTGTATGACGATTAAGAATGGAAGGATTGTTTACCAGAACTAA
- a CDS encoding SPOR domain-containing protein has product MKIIVTFAILSLFLIGCSAATGTRYETKKETKTETKVEETKEITEDFDFTPYKTEIDIEAPPIGTDKLPPDVWYGYNNDSTNIDKKIIGTADGYRVQVLSTDDIDQANSVRAEIYEKTTRKEVYVIFDPPFYKVKVGDFTSKSEAENLRFKLTQLGYTESKVVQETVNLFE; this is encoded by the coding sequence TTGAAGATTATTGTAACATTTGCCATTCTCAGTCTTTTTCTCATCGGATGCAGCGCCGCTACAGGAACTCGTTACGAAACCAAGAAAGAGACAAAAACCGAGACCAAAGTTGAAGAAACCAAAGAAATCACCGAGGATTTTGACTTCACACCTTACAAGACAGAGATAGATATTGAAGCTCCGCCGATTGGAACAGATAAACTTCCCCCGGATGTTTGGTACGGCTACAATAATGATTCAACCAATATTGATAAAAAAATTATCGGTACGGCTGATGGCTACAGAGTGCAGGTGTTATCGACAGATGACATTGATCAAGCGAACAGCGTCCGCGCTGAGATTTATGAAAAAACAACCCGCAAAGAAGTATATGTAATTTTTGATCCGCCATTTTATAAAGTGAAGGTTGGTGATTTTACTTCAAAATCCGAAGCAGAAAATCTCAGGTTCAAACTTACTCAGCTTGGATATACTGAATCGAAAGTTGTTCAGGAAACAGTAAATCTTTTTGAATGA
- the glgA gene encoding glycogen synthase GlgA, whose protein sequence is MSTKKLKILFVTSEVVPFVKTGGLADVSAALPQTLAELGHEVRIVVPKYGAVDDRKFKIHEVVRLKDIKIDIDGKEVIFSLKSCFLPGQKIRVQIYFLDNQEYFGSRNSLYTDPMTGKDYEDNDERFIILSRAVFELIIKLGWIPDIIHCNDWQCGLIPAYLKNVYQNEENFDKFKTLFTIHNLAYQGEFPKSSFKKTGLPDKLNSDKGILHKGKMNFMKSGLLFADTINTVSETYANEIRTDAEIGSGLKDILAKRKDDLFGIINGIDTKVWNPDKDKHLPKKYTIKNVEQKVVNKQALAEKFGFDFNEDVPIIGLISRLYDSKGIDLVQKILPQLLKEDIQMIVLGTGDKEYHTFFDNMAKKHDDKFACYLGFNDDLAHLIEGGADMLLMPSKYEPCGLNQMYSLNYGTIPIVRETGGLADTVKRFSEKTKEGNGFVFKKYSAEELLSEIKRALKIYQDKETWNKIIRAGMKEDFSWHSSAKKYIELYKTILNES, encoded by the coding sequence ATGTCTACAAAAAAGCTAAAAATCCTGTTTGTAACATCAGAAGTTGTTCCGTTTGTAAAAACCGGGGGACTTGCGGATGTATCAGCAGCATTGCCACAAACTCTCGCTGAGTTAGGTCACGAAGTACGTATCGTAGTTCCGAAATACGGAGCTGTTGACGATCGGAAATTTAAAATTCACGAGGTTGTGAGACTAAAGGATATCAAAATCGATATTGACGGGAAAGAAGTCATATTTTCTTTGAAATCCTGTTTTCTTCCCGGACAAAAAATAAGGGTACAAATTTATTTTCTTGATAACCAGGAATATTTTGGCAGCCGAAACAGTCTATACACAGACCCGATGACTGGAAAAGATTATGAAGATAATGATGAGAGATTCATTATCCTGAGCCGAGCAGTTTTTGAACTTATCATTAAATTAGGGTGGATCCCGGATATCATCCATTGCAATGATTGGCAATGCGGGTTGATTCCTGCTTACCTGAAAAATGTTTATCAAAACGAAGAGAATTTTGATAAGTTTAAAACACTTTTTACAATTCATAATCTTGCATACCAAGGTGAATTTCCCAAATCTTCATTTAAGAAAACTGGTTTGCCTGATAAATTGAATTCTGACAAAGGAATTCTTCACAAAGGCAAAATGAATTTTATGAAGAGCGGATTGCTTTTTGCCGACACTATAAATACAGTGAGTGAAACATACGCAAATGAAATAAGAACAGATGCTGAGATTGGTAGCGGGTTAAAAGATATTTTAGCCAAGAGAAAAGATGATTTGTTCGGAATCATCAACGGTATTGATACAAAAGTTTGGAACCCTGATAAAGACAAGCATCTTCCTAAAAAATACACTATAAAAAATGTTGAACAAAAAGTTGTTAACAAACAAGCACTTGCGGAAAAATTCGGATTTGATTTTAACGAAGATGTTCCGATAATTGGTTTGATCTCGCGATTATATGATTCAAAAGGAATTGATCTCGTACAAAAAATTCTTCCCCAACTTTTAAAAGAAGATATCCAGATGATTGTTCTTGGAACAGGAGATAAAGAGTACCATACATTTTTTGATAATATGGCTAAAAAGCATGATGACAAATTTGCTTGTTATCTTGGTTTTAATGATGACCTGGCACATTTAATCGAAGGCGGTGCAGATATGCTTTTAATGCCTTCTAAGTATGAACCATGCGGACTCAATCAAATGTACAGCTTAAATTATGGCACAATCCCAATAGTACGAGAGACCGGCGGACTTGCTGATACTGTTAAAAGATTCAGTGAGAAGACCAAAGAAGGAAATGGATTTGTTTTCAAGAAGTACAGTGCAGAAGAACTTTTGAGTGAAATAAAACGGGCGTTAAAAATTTATCAGGATAAAGAAACCTGGAACAAAATAATCAGAGCCGGAATGAAGGAAGATTTTAGCTGGCACTCTTCCGCAAAAAAGTATATTGAACTTTATAAGACAATCCTTAATGAGAGTTGA
- a CDS encoding HAD family hydrolase, with protein sequence MSSRAIFFDRDGTINEDPGYISDPEKVILFPETGNSLHALKKYGFLLIVVSNQSGIARGMMTNRDVEAVNEKINRLLSEYKVKIDAFYFCPAHPDFSTAEECECRKPSPHMVYEAAEEFNIDLSSSYFIGDTVADIECGKKAGLKTILVRTGKGEESFSILQKENNFPTFVAENLANACNFILGDI encoded by the coding sequence ATGTCCAGCCGTGCAATTTTTTTTGACAGGGATGGAACAATCAACGAAGACCCCGGTTACATCAGTGACCCGGAAAAAGTAATTCTCTTCCCGGAAACTGGCAATTCATTACATGCATTAAAGAAGTATGGTTTTCTTCTCATTGTTGTATCGAATCAATCCGGAATTGCCAGAGGAATGATGACTAATAGAGATGTAGAAGCAGTAAATGAGAAGATTAATAGACTTCTTTCAGAATATAAAGTGAAAATTGATGCTTTCTATTTTTGCCCGGCACATCCTGATTTCAGTACAGCAGAAGAATGCGAATGCAGAAAACCTTCTCCCCACATGGTGTATGAAGCTGCAGAAGAATTTAATATTGATCTTTCAAGTTCATATTTCATCGGAGATACCGTTGCTGATATCGAATGCGGTAAAAAAGCAGGTTTGAAGACAATTTTAGTAAGAACCGGAAAAGGGGAGGAGAGCTTTTCTATCTTGCAAAAGGAAAATAATTTTCCAACTTTTGTAGCCGAAAATTTAGCGAATGCGTGTAACTTCATTCTTGGTGATATTTAG
- a CDS encoding tetratricopeptide repeat protein, giving the protein MKNKIKYYSVIISAILFTACAAAESNRLSQNTADCDSLETLKLYSLFSEYHKNKDYSSALPYGWQVLHCDKAKFAKWIYYKMEDCLWYLHDSSSVAPEEVKAIEDSILNFYNTAIQYYPDGMAYFQVRKAFVSETWLKLDPQTLISEYQKAAEYNPEMDSYYYNRFGQIYIANISDENDYKTKAIDIYSKLAVREPDNTEWPRILSTLVEDVGQLLDIRKKNWDLDKENLEKAWIYASECIRAQDYERAIEPLEFLTQKSPETLNYWNQLATAYNKVGRLSDAESAYQTLIKLDSGTKDYYFNLGLIYKEQGKLSKARQYFETANDKAGGWGMAIFSIGLLYEQSARDCKFDFETKLVYLLAQDTYRRAVSIDPSLAQARDRIGALSSSVPTQEDYFFNKKKSGDVLPITGDCFGWIGKSVTVP; this is encoded by the coding sequence GTGAAAAACAAAATCAAATATTACTCAGTAATAATCTCAGCTATTCTGTTCACAGCTTGTGCAGCTGCCGAAAGTAATCGACTGTCACAAAATACGGCTGATTGTGATTCACTGGAAACGCTTAAACTTTACAGCTTATTTTCAGAATATCACAAGAACAAGGATTACTCAAGTGCACTTCCTTATGGCTGGCAAGTACTGCACTGTGATAAAGCAAAGTTTGCAAAATGGATTTATTATAAGATGGAGGACTGTCTCTGGTATCTCCACGATTCTTCGTCAGTTGCGCCTGAAGAGGTGAAAGCAATTGAAGATTCAATCCTGAATTTTTATAATACGGCAATTCAGTATTATCCTGATGGAATGGCTTACTTCCAGGTAAGAAAAGCGTTTGTTTCGGAAACCTGGCTAAAGTTAGATCCTCAAACTTTAATCTCCGAGTACCAAAAAGCTGCTGAATATAATCCCGAGATGGATTCATATTACTACAATAGATTCGGACAGATATATATCGCAAACATTAGTGATGAAAACGATTATAAAACGAAAGCAATCGATATCTATTCAAAGCTTGCAGTTCGGGAACCGGACAATACTGAATGGCCGAGAATTTTATCAACACTTGTAGAAGATGTAGGTCAACTATTAGATATTCGTAAAAAGAACTGGGATCTTGATAAAGAAAATCTTGAAAAAGCATGGATATATGCATCTGAATGTATAAGAGCACAGGATTATGAAAGAGCTATTGAACCTTTGGAATTCTTAACTCAAAAATCTCCGGAAACTTTAAATTACTGGAACCAACTTGCAACAGCTTACAATAAGGTTGGAAGATTAAGTGATGCTGAGAGTGCATATCAAACATTAATCAAGCTGGATTCAGGTACAAAGGATTATTATTTCAATCTTGGATTGATCTATAAAGAACAGGGAAAGTTGAGTAAAGCAAGACAGTATTTTGAAACAGCAAACGATAAAGCCGGTGGATGGGGAATGGCAATTTTCTCGATCGGTTTACTTTATGAACAGTCTGCAAGGGATTGTAAATTTGACTTCGAGACAAAACTTGTATATTTACTTGCACAAGACACCTACAGACGAGCAGTAAGTATCGATCCATCACTTGCACAAGCAAGAGATAGAATTGGTGCTCTTTCAAGTTCGGTTCCAACGCAGGAAGACTATTTCTTTAACAAGAAAAAATCCGGCGATGTTTTACCAATTACAGGTGATTGTTTTGGTTGGATTGGTAAAAGCGTAACAGTTCCATAA
- a CDS encoding serine hydroxymethyltransferase: protein MYTHLKSDSEVFKILKQEIERQQNKLELIASENFVSPAVLEAAGSPLTNKYAEGYPGKRYYGGCEFVDMAEDLARERLKKIFSAEYANVQPHSGSQANMAVLMTLMQPGDKFIGLSLAHGGHLTHGSPVNFSGKLYQAIGYELNKETRLLDYNIVEDLAKKEKPKVIIAGASAYSREWDYKKLRQIADATGAFLMCDMAHPAGLIAKGLLDNPLPYCDVVTSTTHKTLRGPRGGIILMGKDKENPFGIKTPKGDRLKMMSELYDSTVMPGIQGGPLMHIIMAKAVAFAEVLDDKFKLYAQQVIKNAKTLADELMKFGFDVVSSGTDNHLMLIDLSNKNISGKKAENALEKAGITVNKNMVPFDTKSPFVTSGIRIGTPAVTTRGMKETEMKRIAEIINSAVNNAENESALDSLVKEVNDLCSGFPLYKDII, encoded by the coding sequence ATGTACACCCATCTTAAATCTGATTCGGAAGTATTTAAAATATTAAAGCAAGAAATTGAGCGCCAACAAAACAAACTTGAGCTTATTGCTTCAGAGAATTTTGTAAGTCCGGCAGTACTGGAGGCTGCCGGTTCTCCATTAACAAACAAATATGCGGAAGGATATCCCGGTAAACGCTATTATGGCGGCTGTGAATTTGTAGATATGGCAGAAGATTTAGCTCGTGAACGATTAAAGAAAATATTCAGCGCTGAATATGCTAATGTTCAACCACACAGCGGTTCCCAGGCAAACATGGCTGTGCTGATGACCTTAATGCAGCCGGGAGATAAGTTCATCGGTTTAAGTCTTGCTCACGGTGGTCATCTCACTCACGGTTCACCAGTTAATTTTTCTGGAAAATTATATCAAGCAATTGGATATGAATTAAACAAAGAAACAAGACTTCTGGATTACAATATCGTTGAAGATCTTGCAAAGAAAGAAAAACCAAAAGTAATTATCGCAGGTGCAAGTGCATACTCGCGTGAATGGGATTATAAAAAACTCAGACAAATTGCAGATGCGACCGGAGCCTTCCTGATGTGCGATATGGCGCATCCTGCAGGTTTGATTGCAAAAGGATTATTAGATAATCCATTACCATATTGTGATGTCGTTACCTCAACTACACACAAGACTTTGCGTGGTCCAAGGGGCGGAATTATTTTGATGGGCAAGGATAAAGAAAATCCTTTCGGAATAAAGACTCCAAAAGGCGACAGATTGAAAATGATGTCCGAACTTTATGACAGTACTGTTATGCCCGGAATTCAGGGAGGACCGCTTATGCACATTATAATGGCTAAAGCTGTCGCATTTGCTGAAGTGCTGGATGATAAGTTTAAACTTTATGCTCAGCAAGTAATTAAAAATGCAAAAACTCTGGCAGATGAATTAATGAAATTTGGATTTGATGTTGTGTCATCCGGAACTGATAATCATTTGATGCTGATTGATCTTTCAAACAAAAATATTTCTGGAAAGAAAGCAGAAAATGCACTTGAAAAAGCCGGTATAACCGTGAACAAAAATATGGTTCCATTCGATACTAAAAGTCCGTTTGTAACGAGTGGAATAAGAATCGGTACACCTGCTGTAACGACTCGCGGTATGAAAGAAACCGAAATGAAACGAATAGCCGAAATCATAAATTCTGCGGTAAACAATGCAGAGAATGAATCTGCACTAGATTCACTCGTTAAAGAAGTGAATGATTTGTGTTCAGGGTTTCCGCTTTACAAGGATATTATATAA
- the tatC gene encoding twin-arginine translocase subunit TatC, producing the protein MASEEKVFDNDAELGNADIEMSFLDHVEELRWRIIYALIGVIIFTIAAWIFIDPLVEIVLLKPARDANASLQNLRPFGQLFLYVQVAIVVGIIASLPNIFYQLWKFISPALKKQERRYILWIVFYSTFCFLAGVAFAYFVMLPLTMKFASQFGTAEISNEFAIDEYMSIIISVMLAAGVIFELPMISFFLSKLGILTPKLMRKYRRHSIVIILVLAAFLTPGADPVSQIILAVPLVLLYEISIFISKISSKKSV; encoded by the coding sequence TTGGCATCTGAAGAAAAAGTTTTTGATAACGATGCGGAACTGGGGAATGCCGATATTGAAATGTCGTTTCTTGATCATGTAGAAGAGCTGCGCTGGCGCATAATTTATGCGTTAATCGGTGTAATAATATTTACAATAGCTGCCTGGATTTTCATTGATCCTCTCGTTGAAATTGTTCTTCTTAAACCGGCTCGTGATGCTAATGCTTCACTTCAAAACTTAAGACCTTTCGGACAATTATTTCTTTATGTACAGGTTGCAATAGTTGTTGGAATTATTGCCAGTCTTCCGAATATTTTTTATCAGCTTTGGAAGTTTATTTCTCCAGCTTTGAAGAAACAGGAAAGAAGATATATACTTTGGATAGTTTTCTATTCAACTTTTTGTTTTCTGGCTGGTGTTGCTTTTGCTTACTTTGTTATGCTTCCACTAACAATGAAATTTGCCTCTCAGTTCGGAACAGCAGAAATATCGAATGAGTTTGCAATTGATGAGTATATGTCAATCATTATCAGCGTTATGCTGGCTGCAGGTGTAATTTTTGAACTTCCGATGATCTCATTCTTTCTTTCTAAACTTGGTATTTTGACTCCAAAATTAATGCGTAAGTACAGAAGACATTCTATTGTAATTATACTAGTACTTGCAGCTTTCTTAACACCGGGAGCAGATCCTGTTTCACAAATTATACTCGCAGTTCCGTTGGTTCTCTTATACGAAATAAGTATTTTTATATCTAAAATATCCTCAAAGAAAAGTGTTTAA